One region of Haloprofundus salilacus genomic DNA includes:
- a CDS encoding mechanosensitive ion channel family protein, translated as MKRPLGYLSLVFAALASLAAAVVDAVHPFGELVVADVLVEPLVVKALFVVALVFGLNGCYVLLMWVLSRGVNKRRVHDVRNVLRLLFGALGLVSVLGIVTDNWFGFLLSFGVVGFAVTFALQQPLLSLLGWGYIMTKRPYEVGDRVKIEDSKGDVIEVDFLVTTLWEINGDLVSSNQPSGRVVTVPNSVVLSSQVVNFGVAAFPHVWNELPVQVSYETDLAFACELMATEADDYLGDEMAAGVATYRERLAETPVELDVQDRPTVNLAQEESWVVLRLRYLTHPRRGQRVKNELYRRIIDEFNEHPNRVSFPLGRNR; from the coding sequence GTGAAACGTCCGCTCGGCTATCTCTCGCTCGTTTTCGCGGCGCTCGCTTCGCTCGCGGCGGCCGTCGTCGACGCGGTTCACCCGTTCGGCGAGTTGGTCGTCGCCGACGTTCTCGTCGAACCGCTGGTGGTCAAAGCGCTGTTCGTCGTCGCGCTGGTGTTCGGGCTCAACGGGTGCTACGTGCTTTTGATGTGGGTGCTGAGCCGCGGCGTCAACAAGCGCCGCGTCCACGACGTGCGGAACGTCCTTCGCTTGCTCTTCGGCGCGCTCGGTCTTGTCAGCGTTCTCGGCATCGTCACCGACAACTGGTTCGGGTTCCTGCTCTCGTTCGGCGTCGTCGGCTTCGCCGTCACGTTCGCGCTCCAACAACCGCTGTTGTCGCTTCTCGGCTGGGGGTACATCATGACCAAACGCCCCTACGAGGTGGGCGACCGCGTGAAAATTGAGGATTCGAAGGGCGATGTCATCGAGGTCGACTTTCTCGTGACGACGCTCTGGGAGATAAACGGCGATTTAGTCTCCTCGAACCAACCGTCCGGTCGCGTCGTCACCGTGCCGAACAGCGTCGTGCTCTCCTCGCAGGTGGTGAACTTCGGCGTCGCCGCGTTTCCGCACGTCTGGAACGAACTCCCCGTTCAGGTCTCCTACGAGACGGACCTCGCGTTCGCCTGCGAGCTGATGGCGACGGAGGCGGACGACTACCTCGGCGACGAGATGGCCGCCGGCGTCGCGACGTACCGCGAGCGACTCGCCGAGACGCCGGTCGAACTCGACGTGCAGGACCGCCCGACGGTCAACCTCGCTCAGGAGGAGTCGTGGGTCGTTCTCCGACTCCGGTATCTGACCCATCCTCGCCGCGGCCAGCGCGTAAAAAACGAACTGTACCGTCGCATCATCGACGAGTTCAACGAGCATCCCAACCGCGTCAGTTTCCCGCTGGGTCGAAACCGGTAG
- a CDS encoding DNA-3-methyladenine glycosylase family protein, whose amino-acid sequence MERGAIPLDELAGEFDLQATVESGQSYLWDRADGGMYDELVAYGGDHWYETVVPPMDGVSDRRAVVRVRQVGDPSTGRLEWESNVDAVPLLTHLLRLDDDLDAILAATPDDPLLRRAYDAYRGMRLVRDPPFACLVSFICSAQMRVSRIHGMQTAMARAFGDRVEFDGETYHAFPTPAQLAEPTEDELRDLSLGYRAPYVRRSAEMVAAGEAHPDEALGLGYEDARESLTRFVGVGDKVADCVLLFSLGFLQAVPLDTWIQTAIADHYPDCERGSYRETSRAIRERFGGDYAGYAQTYVFYYLRAGGDGGS is encoded by the coding sequence ATGGAGCGAGGGGCGATTCCGCTCGACGAGCTGGCCGGCGAGTTTGACCTGCAAGCGACCGTCGAGAGCGGTCAGTCGTATCTCTGGGACCGCGCCGACGGCGGCATGTACGACGAACTGGTCGCCTACGGCGGCGACCACTGGTACGAGACGGTCGTCCCGCCGATGGATGGCGTGAGCGATAGGCGAGCCGTCGTCCGCGTCCGACAGGTCGGCGACCCGTCGACCGGACGACTGGAGTGGGAGTCGAACGTCGACGCCGTCCCGCTGCTCACCCACCTGCTCCGCCTCGACGACGACTTAGACGCGATTCTCGCAGCGACGCCGGACGACCCGCTCCTCCGGCGGGCGTACGACGCCTACCGCGGGATGCGTCTGGTCCGCGACCCGCCCTTCGCCTGTCTCGTCTCGTTCATCTGCTCGGCGCAGATGCGCGTCTCGCGCATCCACGGGATGCAGACGGCGATGGCCCGCGCGTTCGGCGACCGAGTGGAGTTCGACGGCGAGACGTACCACGCGTTCCCGACGCCCGCACAGTTGGCCGAGCCGACCGAGGACGAACTCCGCGACCTGAGCCTCGGCTACCGCGCACCCTACGTCCGGCGGAGTGCGGAGATGGTCGCCGCCGGAGAGGCTCACCCCGACGAGGCGCTCGGACTTGGCTACGAGGACGCCCGCGAATCGTTGACCCGGTTTGTCGGCGTTGGCGACAAGGTGGCCGACTGCGTGCTGCTGTTCTCGCTCGGCTTCCTGCAGGCGGTGCCGCTCGATACGTGGATTCAGACGGCCATCGCGGACCACTACCCCGACTGCGAGCGGGGGAGCTACCGCGAGACGTCGCGGGCGATACGCGAGCGGTTCGGCGGCGACTACGCGGGCTACGCTCAGACGTACGTCTTCTACTACCTGCGCGCCGGCGGTGACGGCGGGAGTTGA
- a CDS encoding DUF555 domain-containing protein has product MDCRVVVEAAVPVYDVGTTDEAVRIAISKTGEMLNPDLNYVEINMGTRNSPSGEELPPAFIAADEALVALELEMTVFNVEREEHASRIARKEIGQRLDNIPLKVLEVTVIPEEGDEEAGAGEQSDEPDGDPGGEETDDELLPEFEEMVDEESDG; this is encoded by the coding sequence ATGGACTGCAGAGTCGTCGTAGAGGCGGCCGTGCCCGTCTACGACGTGGGGACGACGGACGAAGCGGTCCGCATCGCGATCTCCAAAACCGGCGAGATGCTGAATCCGGACCTCAACTACGTCGAGATAAATATGGGGACCCGCAACTCCCCGTCAGGCGAGGAGCTCCCCCCGGCGTTCATCGCCGCGGACGAGGCGCTCGTCGCGCTCGAACTGGAGATGACCGTCTTCAACGTCGAACGAGAGGAGCACGCGTCGCGAATCGCTCGCAAAGAGATCGGTCAGCGTCTCGATAACATCCCGCTGAAAGTGCTCGAAGTGACCGTCATTCCGGAGGAGGGGGACGAAGAAGCAGGAGCGGGTGAGCAGAGTGACGAGCCCGACGGAGATCCGGGCGGCGAAGAGACGGACGACGAGTTGTTGCCGGAGTTCGAGGAGATGGTCGACGAGGAGAGCGACGGCTGA
- a CDS encoding UPF0058 family protein, whose product MKKQELIHLHGLLAEVRSQQEHWKGTELDLTEYNELGVRPTSIHKSKTDHKAAVFKLAKGITSSMEETEPETVAPKAD is encoded by the coding sequence ATGAAGAAGCAGGAGCTCATTCACCTTCACGGCCTGCTTGCAGAGGTACGTAGCCAGCAGGAACACTGGAAAGGAACCGAACTCGACCTCACCGAATACAACGAACTCGGCGTCCGGCCGACATCTATTCACAAGTCGAAAACTGACCACAAGGCGGCCGTCTTTAAACTCGCGAAAGGGATCACGTCCTCGATGGAAGAGACAGAGCCGGAGACAGTCGCACCAAAAGCCGACTGA
- a CDS encoding translation initiation factor IF-2 subunit beta — protein MDYDDQLDKALAESPDIESSGSRFEVPDPNVRPEGNVTVFENFQPVVDRLGRDEAHVLKFLQTELGTSGHIDESGRARLTGDFREDRVARAVEEYTDAFVLCLECGLPDTRLVDERGTMMLKCDACGALSSTGQ, from the coding sequence ATGGACTACGACGACCAACTCGACAAGGCGCTCGCGGAGTCGCCCGACATCGAAAGCAGTGGAAGTCGCTTCGAGGTCCCCGACCCGAATGTCCGTCCGGAGGGGAACGTGACAGTGTTCGAAAATTTTCAACCGGTAGTCGACAGACTCGGGCGCGACGAGGCGCACGTGCTGAAGTTCCTCCAGACCGAACTGGGGACGAGCGGTCACATCGACGAGAGCGGGCGCGCCCGTCTGACGGGCGATTTCCGCGAGGACCGCGTCGCCCGCGCCGTCGAGGAGTACACCGACGCGTTCGTTCTCTGTCTGGAGTGCGGGCTTCCGGACACGCGCCTCGTCGACGAACGCGGAACCATGATGCTGAAGTGCGACGCCTGCGGTGCGCTGTCGTCGACGGGGCAGTAG
- a CDS encoding transcription initiation factor IIB, with product MTDTTIRTYTGETEPEREQESESVRSCPECGGRLVTDEGHGETVCTDCGLVVEEDSVDRGPEWRAFDSAERDSKSRVGAPTTKMMHDKGLSTNIGWQNKDAYGNSLSSRQRQQMQRLRTWNERFRTRDSKERNLKQALGEIDRMASALGLPENVRETASVIYRRALGENLLPGRSIEGVATASLYAAARQAGMPRSLDEIATVSRVEKMELTRTYRYIVRELKLEIQPADPEQYVPRFASALDLSDEAERRARQLLKTAKEKGIHSGKSPVGLAAASVYAAALLTNEKVTQSEVSDVANISEVTIRNRYKELLEAEETGLFA from the coding sequence ATGACCGACACAACCATCCGTACATACACCGGCGAAACGGAACCAGAACGAGAGCAAGAGAGCGAGTCGGTACGCAGCTGTCCCGAATGTGGCGGCCGACTCGTCACCGACGAAGGACACGGCGAGACCGTCTGTACCGACTGCGGTCTCGTCGTCGAAGAGGACTCCGTCGACCGCGGTCCCGAGTGGCGCGCGTTCGACAGCGCCGAGCGCGACTCGAAGTCCCGCGTCGGTGCACCGACGACGAAGATGATGCACGACAAAGGGCTGTCGACGAACATCGGCTGGCAGAACAAAGACGCCTACGGCAACTCGCTGTCCTCGCGGCAGCGCCAGCAGATGCAGCGACTGCGGACGTGGAACGAGCGGTTCCGCACCCGCGACTCGAAGGAGCGCAACCTCAAGCAGGCGCTCGGCGAGATCGACCGTATGGCGTCGGCGCTCGGGCTTCCCGAGAACGTCCGCGAAACCGCCTCGGTCATCTACCGCCGCGCACTCGGCGAGAACCTGCTTCCCGGCCGCTCCATCGAGGGCGTCGCCACGGCCAGCCTCTACGCCGCCGCCCGACAGGCGGGGATGCCGCGCAGTCTCGACGAGATTGCGACCGTCTCCCGCGTCGAGAAGATGGAACTCACCCGGACGTACCGCTACATCGTCCGCGAACTGAAACTCGAAATCCAGCCCGCCGACCCCGAGCAGTACGTCCCGCGGTTCGCCTCGGCGCTCGACCTCTCCGACGAGGCCGAACGCCGCGCCCGGCAACTGCTGAAGACGGCCAAGGAGAAGGGCATCCACTCCGGTAAATCGCCGGTCGGACTCGCCGCCGCCTCGGTGTACGCCGCGGCCCTGCTGACGAACGAGAAGGTGACTCAGAGCGAGGTCAGTGACGTCGCCAACATCAGCGAAGTCACCATCCGCAACCGGTACAAAGAGCTACTGGAAGCCGAAGAGACGGGACTGTTCGCCTAA
- a CDS encoding DUF6517 family protein, which translates to MRHTRREVATATLGALVASSGCLGFVTGQESLTFEADPAVAEESVANDTGYELDGTEAQTITREFSAAGQTRSVEVTNQISTYEKRLEMSLLGEQKLGVFAAISSPAVEIAGRTFNPIADYSNEDLVQLLTSQYEGLSNVSEASSQTLTMLGTDTEVTKYEATSNVEGEQIDVFVHVTKVRHEDDFVIALGVYPQQLDGEESNIVSLVESVQHPA; encoded by the coding sequence ATGAGACACACGAGACGCGAGGTAGCGACTGCAACACTCGGCGCGCTGGTCGCGTCGAGCGGTTGTCTCGGCTTCGTCACGGGCCAGGAATCGCTGACGTTCGAGGCTGACCCCGCCGTAGCCGAGGAGTCCGTCGCGAACGACACCGGCTACGAACTCGACGGAACCGAAGCACAGACCATCACGCGCGAGTTCAGCGCCGCCGGGCAGACTCGAAGCGTCGAGGTGACGAACCAGATATCGACGTACGAGAAGCGCCTGGAGATGAGCCTGCTCGGCGAGCAGAAACTCGGCGTCTTCGCCGCGATCTCCTCGCCGGCCGTCGAGATCGCGGGCCGGACGTTCAACCCTATCGCGGATTACAGCAACGAGGATCTCGTCCAGTTACTGACGAGCCAGTACGAGGGGTTGAGTAACGTGAGCGAAGCGAGTTCGCAGACGCTGACGATGCTCGGAACCGACACCGAGGTGACGAAGTACGAGGCCACCTCGAACGTCGAAGGCGAGCAGATAGACGTGTTCGTCCACGTCACCAAGGTACGTCACGAAGACGACTTCGTCATCGCCCTCGGCGTCTACCCGCAGCAGTTGGACGGCGAGGAGTCGAACATCGTCTCGCTCGTCGAGTCGGTCCAGCATCCAGCCTGA
- a CDS encoding enoyl-CoA hydratase/isomerase family protein yields the protein MSDDDNRDVEAAAADAEFVRVERGGYGDHVLTVTIDRPDARNALNARVRTELARVFAAVEDDDEVRVVVLTGSDEAKAFVAGADVRELRKRTAVEQHEASERPRIYETVADCSKPVIARVNGHALGGGCELAQACDVRLARDDAKLGQPEINLGIIPGGGGTQRLTRLVGTGQARKLVLSGELVSGAEAAEIGLVEEAHPADELDERVADLAGKMASKSPLALARAKQALQAATRMELDAGLDYESELFVGLFDSHDKNEGIDAFLEGRDPQWRGE from the coding sequence ATGAGTGACGACGACAACCGGGACGTAGAGGCTGCGGCGGCGGACGCCGAGTTCGTCCGCGTCGAACGCGGTGGGTACGGAGACCACGTCCTCACGGTCACCATCGACCGGCCGGACGCGCGCAACGCGTTGAACGCGCGGGTACGGACGGAACTCGCTCGGGTTTTCGCCGCTGTCGAGGACGACGACGAGGTCCGGGTCGTCGTCCTGACGGGGTCCGACGAGGCGAAAGCGTTCGTCGCCGGGGCCGACGTGAGAGAACTCCGCAAGCGGACCGCCGTCGAACAGCACGAGGCGAGCGAGCGTCCCCGCATCTACGAGACGGTCGCCGACTGCTCGAAGCCCGTCATCGCCCGCGTCAACGGCCACGCCCTCGGCGGCGGCTGCGAACTCGCGCAGGCGTGCGACGTGCGTTTGGCCCGCGACGACGCCAAACTCGGCCAACCCGAAATCAATCTCGGCATCATCCCCGGCGGCGGCGGTACGCAGCGCCTGACGCGACTCGTCGGGACGGGCCAGGCGCGAAAGCTCGTGCTCTCGGGCGAACTCGTCAGCGGCGCGGAGGCGGCCGAGATCGGGCTCGTCGAGGAGGCGCATCCGGCCGACGAACTCGACGAGCGCGTCGCCGACCTCGCCGGGAAGATGGCGTCGAAGAGCCCGCTCGCGTTGGCGCGGGCGAAGCAGGCGCTTCAGGCCGCGACGCGAATGGAACTCGACGCGGGACTGGACTACGAGTCCGAACTGTTCGTCGGCCTGTTCGACAGCCACGACAAGAACGAGGGCATCGACGCGTTTCTGGAGGGGAGAGACCCCCAGTGGCGCGGCGAGTAA
- a CDS encoding 3-hydroxyacyl-CoA dehydrogenase family protein → MNVCVVGAGTMGHGIAQVSAMGGHDVTLRDIEEDFVADGLAAIEANLDGGVERGKVTEEAREATLSRLTGTTDLAEAVADADLVVEAVPEDEELKKRVLSEVADHAPDDTVLATNTSSLPVTSIASALSDPSRCVGLHFFNPPHIMQLVEVVLAEQTSNETREFAETFVDCVDRTAVVVEDTPGFATSRLGVALGVEAVRMVESGVASPRDIDAAMELGYNHPMGPLELGDVVGLDVRLDILEHLREELGERFRPPTLLRKKVRAEKLGKKTGEGFYVWEDGEIVGVSGEDDE, encoded by the coding sequence ATGAACGTCTGTGTAGTTGGTGCGGGGACGATGGGCCACGGCATCGCACAGGTGAGCGCGATGGGCGGCCACGACGTGACGCTCCGAGACATCGAAGAGGACTTCGTCGCCGACGGACTCGCGGCCATCGAGGCGAACCTCGACGGCGGTGTCGAGCGCGGAAAAGTGACCGAAGAAGCGCGGGAAGCGACGCTCTCACGACTCACCGGGACGACGGACCTCGCCGAGGCCGTCGCCGACGCCGACCTCGTCGTGGAAGCGGTGCCGGAGGACGAAGAGCTCAAAAAGCGGGTACTGTCGGAGGTGGCCGACCACGCGCCCGACGACACCGTGCTGGCGACGAACACCTCGTCGCTCCCGGTGACGAGCATCGCGAGCGCGCTCTCGGACCCCTCGCGCTGCGTCGGTCTCCACTTCTTCAACCCGCCGCACATCATGCAGTTGGTCGAAGTCGTCTTGGCCGAGCAGACGAGCAACGAGACCCGCGAGTTCGCCGAGACGTTCGTCGACTGCGTCGACAGAACCGCCGTCGTCGTCGAGGACACCCCCGGATTCGCCACCTCGCGGCTGGGCGTCGCCCTCGGCGTCGAGGCGGTTCGGATGGTCGAGTCGGGCGTCGCCAGCCCTCGCGACATCGACGCCGCGATGGAACTCGGCTACAACCACCCGATGGGACCACTCGAACTCGGCGACGTTGTCGGGTTGGACGTTCGCCTCGACATCCTCGAACACCTCCGCGAGGAGTTGGGCGAACGGTTCCGCCCGCCGACGCTCCTCCGAAAGAAGGTCCGTGCCGAGAAGCTCGGCAAGAAAACGGGAGAGGGATTCTACGTCTGGGAGGACGGCGAGATAGTCGGCGTCTCGGGGGAAGACGATGAGTGA
- the paaK gene encoding phenylacetate--CoA ligase PaaK, with translation MVYNEVERADRDELRSMQDERLRTTVEHAYENVPFYRDAFDEADLSPGDIGGVDDISLLPFTAKEDFRDHYPDGLVAVDRAELRRIHASSGTTGKPKVVGYTEGDLQLWGEVVARSLETAGVDADHTVQNAYGYGLFTGGLGIHMGCETLGANVIPIGGGQTGRQLELLSDLDSDVLTCTPSYALYLAETAEKGGIDPHEWNLSTVVIGAEPCTEPMRREIEEALDVTALDIYGLSEIVGPGVSMECEAKDGLHVWEDHFYPEVVDPVTGDPLPEGEEGELVFTTLTKEAVPVLRYRTGDLATLTREPCDCGRSMVRMSHVTGRSDDMLVVRGVNVYPSEIESVVLEFDAVAPYYRIDLRRDGQLDTIEITVERTESFDGDADELADRLRDRLQTVLSLSPDTLTVADPDGIERTETGKVKRVFDHR, from the coding sequence ATGGTTTACAATGAGGTAGAACGCGCCGACCGTGACGAGCTACGGTCGATGCAGGACGAGCGGCTCCGAACGACCGTCGAACACGCCTACGAGAACGTCCCGTTCTACCGCGACGCCTTCGACGAGGCGGACCTCTCGCCCGGCGATATCGGCGGCGTCGACGACATCTCGTTGCTGCCGTTCACCGCCAAAGAGGACTTCCGCGACCACTATCCGGACGGACTCGTTGCCGTCGACAGAGCGGAGTTGCGACGCATCCACGCCTCTTCGGGAACGACGGGCAAGCCGAAAGTCGTCGGCTACACCGAGGGCGACCTTCAACTCTGGGGCGAGGTCGTGGCACGGTCGCTCGAAACGGCCGGCGTCGACGCCGACCACACCGTCCAGAACGCCTACGGCTACGGTCTCTTTACCGGCGGTCTCGGCATCCACATGGGCTGCGAGACGCTCGGCGCGAACGTCATCCCCATCGGCGGCGGCCAGACCGGGAGACAGCTAGAACTGCTCTCGGACCTCGACTCCGACGTGCTGACCTGTACACCGTCGTACGCGCTCTACCTCGCCGAAACGGCCGAAAAAGGGGGCATCGACCCTCACGAGTGGAACCTCTCGACGGTCGTCATCGGCGCTGAACCCTGTACCGAACCGATGCGCAGGGAGATTGAGGAGGCTCTCGACGTGACAGCGCTCGACATCTACGGTCTCTCCGAAATCGTCGGTCCCGGCGTCTCGATGGAGTGCGAGGCGAAGGACGGCCTCCACGTCTGGGAGGACCACTTCTACCCGGAGGTCGTCGACCCCGTCACCGGCGACCCGCTTCCCGAAGGTGAAGAAGGCGAACTCGTCTTCACGACGTTGACGAAGGAAGCGGTTCCGGTGCTTCGCTACCGGACGGGCGACTTAGCGACGCTGACGCGCGAACCGTGCGACTGCGGACGGTCCATGGTGCGCATGTCGCATGTCACCGGCCGGAGCGACGACATGCTCGTCGTCCGCGGCGTCAACGTCTACCCGAGCGAGATCGAGTCCGTCGTGCTGGAGTTCGACGCCGTCGCGCCGTACTACCGCATCGACCTGCGGCGCGACGGCCAACTCGACACCATCGAGATCACCGTCGAGCGTACCGAGTCCTTTGACGGCGACGCCGACGAGTTGGCCGACCGCCTCCGCGACCGCCTCCAGACGGTGCTCTCGCTGTCGCCAGACACGCTCACCGTCGCCGACCCCGACGGTATCGAGCGTACCGAGACGGGGAAGGTAAAGCGCGTCTTCGACCACCGCTGA
- a CDS encoding ASCH domain-containing protein, with amino-acid sequence MAAIDAANVLPTERLQSMVADGRVTQLHRGHAYAEKGDTFEVDGKRFEVVAVETRTLGDLTEEDARAEGSENLDAYRERLEQAHEDFEWDDDTEVVRHCFEPVE; translated from the coding sequence ATGGCAGCAATCGACGCCGCGAACGTGCTTCCGACCGAGAGATTACAGTCGATGGTCGCGGACGGCCGGGTGACCCAACTGCACCGCGGTCACGCCTACGCCGAGAAAGGCGACACGTTCGAGGTCGACGGCAAGCGCTTCGAGGTCGTCGCCGTCGAGACTCGGACGCTCGGCGATCTGACCGAAGAAGACGCCCGCGCCGAAGGCTCGGAGAACTTGGACGCCTACCGTGAACGCCTCGAACAGGCCCACGAGGACTTCGAGTGGGACGACGACACGGAAGTCGTCCGTCACTGCTTCGAACCGGTCGAGTAG
- a CDS encoding hydrogenase maturation nickel metallochaperone HypA gives MTERSAFVCEQCDQRVTPGSYYALCPECGGGLRSATS, from the coding sequence ATGACAGAACGTTCAGCGTTCGTGTGCGAGCAGTGTGACCAGCGAGTGACGCCCGGCTCGTACTACGCGCTCTGTCCGGAGTGTGGCGGCGGCCTCCGGTCGGCCACCTCGTAA
- a CDS encoding MaoC/PaaZ C-terminal domain-containing protein — translation MPYSYEPHHFEDFEVGQTFESAGRTVTETDFVMHSAFSGDWTELHTNRHYADDEYFGERVAHGPMTFVLATGLVFRCGFLERTVVAFLGMNYMDIPAPVKMGDTISLEMEVVETKSFSSRDDAGLVVIDSEMTNQDGETVFSGDMKFMIKTKE, via the coding sequence GTGCCTTACAGTTACGAACCCCACCACTTCGAAGATTTCGAGGTCGGACAGACGTTCGAGAGCGCCGGGCGGACGGTGACCGAGACGGACTTCGTCATGCACTCGGCATTTTCGGGCGACTGGACGGAGCTCCACACGAACCGCCACTACGCCGACGACGAGTACTTCGGCGAACGCGTCGCCCACGGGCCGATGACGTTCGTCCTCGCGACAGGACTCGTCTTCCGATGCGGCTTCCTCGAACGCACCGTCGTCGCCTTCCTCGGGATGAACTACATGGACATCCCCGCGCCAGTCAAAATGGGCGACACAATCTCCCTGGAGATGGAAGTCGTCGAGACGAAATCGTTCTCTAGCCGTGACGACGCCGGACTTGTGGTCATCGACTCCGAGATGACGAATCAGGACGGCGAGACGGTGTTCTCCGGCGACATGAAGTTCATGATCAAGACGAAGGAGTAG
- a CDS encoding ABC transporter permease — MQGVASMLRWDVRLQVRYGFYAVYAVIVTAFTLGLTQVPSSFRATALVLVLMGDPAFLGFYFIAALVLFEKREGVVDALTLSPLSGVEYLASKTLSLTLLALLASSIVAVFGYGLDFAPLPFLVGIVLTSALFVLVGFIAVARFDDLNAYFMTPLVYLLPTSLPMLDYLGLVENSLVYLVPTQASLVLIDAAFRPAPTWELAYGVGYLSLSVAVAAVFARRAFERHIVQGLSSGTSESGAARGSIVGRGRSYGPVVSLAIADLKNWLRDPMLAFFAAVPLFYAVLGRLAVPYVADLLAPGFELTPYYPLVLGVFLFLAPLTFGFVTGFFILEERDQNVLAALLTTPLTGRGYLLYRSISVTVVTFALMFLTVPLVGLLPVPVTLLVGICAVGSLWTFACALLLSAFASNTVEGVAVSKFFGLTVMVPVVGVLVAPEPWQFFAGVFPAYWPLKAFLVGVDGGSTVAVVGLLAVGVAAHLVVIGAFVRRFRV, encoded by the coding sequence GTGCAGGGCGTCGCCTCGATGCTCCGATGGGACGTTCGACTCCAGGTTCGCTACGGCTTCTACGCCGTCTACGCGGTCATCGTCACCGCGTTCACGCTTGGTCTCACGCAGGTCCCGTCGTCGTTCAGAGCGACGGCACTCGTGCTGGTCCTGATGGGCGACCCGGCGTTTCTCGGCTTCTACTTCATCGCGGCGCTGGTGCTGTTCGAGAAGCGCGAAGGCGTCGTCGACGCGCTGACACTGTCACCGCTTAGCGGTGTCGAGTATCTGGCGTCGAAGACACTCTCGCTGACGCTTCTCGCTCTGCTCGCCAGCAGTATCGTCGCGGTGTTCGGCTACGGCCTCGATTTCGCCCCGCTGCCGTTTCTCGTCGGTATCGTTCTCACTTCGGCGCTGTTCGTCCTCGTGGGTTTCATCGCCGTCGCGCGATTCGATGACCTGAACGCGTACTTCATGACCCCGCTCGTCTACCTCCTCCCGACGAGTCTTCCGATGCTCGACTATCTCGGACTCGTCGAAAACTCGTTGGTCTACCTCGTCCCGACGCAGGCGTCGCTCGTGCTCATCGACGCCGCGTTTCGACCGGCGCCGACGTGGGAACTCGCCTACGGTGTCGGCTACCTCTCCCTCAGTGTCGCCGTCGCGGCCGTCTTTGCTCGACGAGCGTTCGAGCGTCACATCGTTCAAGGACTCAGCAGCGGCACTTCCGAGAGCGGCGCGGCCCGCGGCAGCATCGTCGGACGCGGACGGAGCTACGGCCCGGTCGTCAGCCTCGCCATCGCGGACCTGAAAAACTGGCTCCGCGACCCGATGCTCGCGTTCTTCGCGGCCGTGCCGCTGTTTTACGCGGTGCTCGGACGACTCGCGGTTCCGTATGTCGCCGACCTCTTAGCTCCGGGGTTCGAGTTGACGCCGTACTACCCGTTGGTCCTCGGCGTGTTCCTCTTCCTCGCGCCGCTGACGTTCGGATTCGTCACGGGCTTTTTTATCCTCGAAGAGCGCGACCAGAACGTCCTCGCCGCGCTGTTGACGACGCCGCTCACCGGCCGCGGCTACTTGCTCTACCGGTCGATTTCGGTCACCGTCGTCACCTTCGCGCTGATGTTTTTAACTGTGCCGCTGGTCGGACTTCTTCCCGTACCGGTTACGCTGCTCGTCGGGATCTGCGCCGTCGGGTCGCTCTGGACGTTCGCCTGCGCGCTGCTGCTGTCGGCGTTCGCCTCGAACACGGTGGAGGGCGTCGCGGTGAGCAAGTTCTTCGGTCTCACGGTGATGGTTCCGGTAGTCGGAGTCCTCGTCGCCCCCGAACCGTGGCAGTTTTTCGCAGGTGTGTTCCCGGCGTACTGGCCGCTGAAGGCGTTCCTCGTCGGCGTCGACGGCGGGTCGACGGTGGCGGTCGTGGGACTACTCGCGGTGGGTGTGGCAGCGCATCTCGTCGTCATCGGCGCGTTCGTCCGCCGATTCCGCGTGTGA
- a CDS encoding AAA family ATPase, whose protein sequence is MRLNVARALLNDPDLLFLDEPTGGLDPGNARNIKDMLLDLRAAGTTVFVTTHDMTVADQLCDRVETIHTEEATLEDVFLEITGEELR, encoded by the coding sequence ATGCGTCTCAACGTCGCCCGAGCGCTCCTCAACGACCCGGACCTGTTGTTTCTCGATGAACCGACCGGAGGACTGGACCCCGGCAACGCCCGGAACATCAAAGACATGCTTCTCGACCTCCGGGCGGCGGGGACGACGGTGTTCGTGACGACGCACGACATGACCGTCGCCGACCAACTCTGTGACCGCGTCGAGACGATTCACACCGAGGAGGCGACGCTGGAGGACGTGTTCCTCGAAATCACCGGTGAGGAACTTCGATGA